A region of the Chryseobacterium gotjawalense genome:
GAGCGACTTTTTAATAAGAATAAATGAAGAACCCCAAATGATAGAGAGCACTATCAGCAAAACCCATCTTTCTTTTTCAGGATTCATATTTGTTGATTTTTTAATAGATTTAAATAGTCTTTTTTTGAAATCATGGTTGCGCCCAAACTTTCCAAATGTTCGGAATAAATCTGACAGTCGATCAATTCCAGGTTTTCTTTCTGACTTTGAATAAAATGAATAAATCCCGCTTTCGAAGCGTTGCTCACTTTCGCAAACATGCTTTCGCCACAGAATATTTTCCCGATCTGCAGGCCGTAGAATCCACCGACTAACTGATCATTTTGCCAAACTTCAATACTTTTTGCGATCCCATTTTCCTGAAGCTCTACAAAAGAATCGATTAACTCCTCTGAAATCCAGGTTCCGTCCTGATCTTTTCTAAAAGTATTTTTGCATTCTTCCATGACTTCGCGAAAACATGTATTTGTGGTAAAAGTAAAAACCTCATCGCGCAAAATCTTTTTCATCGATTTAGAAATTTTTAAATCTTGGGGAAAAAGCACGAATCTTGGATCGGGACACCACCAAAGGATTTCTTCGCCCGGATTATACCACGGAAACAGCCCGAGCTGATAAGCGAAATACAACCTCTGAGGCGACAGATCGCCACCCATGGCCATGATTCCGGATTCTGACTCCAACAAAGCGGGATCAGGAAAAGAAATTTCATTGGGATCTAGGAGAATCATCTGAAAATTAAATCCTGCCAAAAAAGCAGGATTTATAAAATTTCAATATTAAAACGGCAAATCGTCTTCGTCTTCTTCAAAAACGCCTTTTCCTTCCGCAGGTTTAGTTGCAGATGGTGTTGCCTGAGTTGGTTCAAAACCACCAGCTGATTCTAAGTTTTCAACTTTCCAGCCTGTGATTGAGTTGAAATATTTCACTTCTCCTTGTGGTGAAGTCCACTCTCTCCCTCTAATATTGATAGAAACTTTCACTTTATCACCTTCTTTCAAGGGATTAAGTAAATCTCCTTTTTCTTGAAGAAATTCGATATTAATGGGTTGCGGATACTGCTCTTCGGTTGTTAAAACCATTTCTCTTTTCTGAAATCCGCTCGCAAACGTCTGAACTTCAGTTATTTTCTTTACTGTTCCTTGTAATTCCATGATATAAATTCGTTAAAGCGGTAAAAGTAATAAAAAGGAATCTAAAAAGAAAGTTCTGGGTGTATTTTCGAAAAAATTAAATTTTTTAAAAAATAGTTTGGTTTAGAAAGAAAAAATCTTTTATATTTGCACTCACAAAAAAAAGAACAGTGTTCATTTAGCGGATGTGATGTAATTGGTAGCCATGCCAGACTTAGGATCTGGTGCTGTGAGGCGTGGGGGTTCGAGTCCCTTCATCCGCACGAAAATTTCTGAGGATTTTTTCAAGAAATTGCGAAAATAGCTCAGCTGGTAGAGCACGACCTTGCCAAGGTCGGGGTCGCGGGTTCGAATCCCGTTTTTCGCTCCACTTGCCTTGGTGGTGGAATTGGTAGACACGCAGGACTTAAAATCCTGTGTCCGTAAGGATGTACGGGTTCAAGTCCCGTCCGAGGTACTTTAAACGCTGTTAATCATTGATTAACAGCGTTTTTTTTGTTTCTTGTAAGTCTCGGAAACTTCTTCTTTTTTTTGTTTTCTTTTTTCTAATCCTGAAAACCCCCGCAAGTCCTGGTTTTAAGTGATGGTACTTTTTTTGTTGCTTTAAAATCAAATACCATATCATGTCAGATCACAATTTAAAAACACTTTCCGAAGTGCTCAATATTCTCAGACAACGGGGAATCACCAAAGAAATCACAATGAATTCTCAAAAACAACTGGTTTTGGGAAAAGATGAAAAACTTTATCAACCTGAAGACCTCTGCATCGTGAAGTCTTACCGGTTCGAAGGAGACAGCAGCGCAGATGACAATGCAGTGTTATATCTGATCGAAGACAAAGAAGGTGAATTATCAACGATACTGGATTCCTACGGTGGCGAAAGCAATTATAGCGGTGAGGAATTCGCCGATTTCTTACGAAAAGTACCTGTACAGGAAAATGAGATACACAATATTGATCAATAGAAAATCCGTCCCCATTTAATTAGAAGAAGAATTCTTTTTGAACAGGTTTTTGAAAATGCCCTTCTCCTTCACAACTTCTTTCTTTTCCTGAACTTTTCCTTTAACGTTGTTAAGTTTTTCCTTCACTTCTGCTTTCGTTTCTTTCAGTTCGGTTTTATTTTGTTCCAAAGCAGATTTGGTATTGCCGACTGTATTTTTTATCGACTGTTCTGTTTTAGGCGCATTTTTGCCGATTAAGGTTTTCTTTAAACCCTGTTCTATCCCGCGCCATAACATATTGAAAAAGGATTTCGTTTTATCCCGTTCTACCCCTTCGACTTCTACTGACGCTGGATAATTTCCGGAATTTGATTTTACAAAAATATTAGCCACCGCCGAAAGAAGTTTATTTTTATCGCCGGTTGGTTTCAGGATAGAAACTTTTAAATTCTGATGAACCATTTTCAAGGTTCCCTGAATGCCTTGCTTCGTTCCTTTAAAATCGAAAATCAGATCAGAGATCAAGCCGGTTGCCTGGATTTTCAGATAAGGCTCAATAAACGGATTAATTCTGGATGCCGGCAGATCTGCAATATTCCCCGAAATTGCGAAAGCATCGTTCGTATTTGCCGTATCAAAACTCCATTTGACATTCATCGGAGAAGCATTCATAAACCTGCAGTTGACCGAAATCGGAATCTGCGTAGGTTTTCCTGCCATTTTTGCTGAATTCAGGTTTTTCACATTCATATTGAAATCACTGAAAATAAGTTTTCCAGGCCCGTCACTTTTTTTGGTGTCTTCTTCGTACACCAAAAGTGAGTTTACAATATCTAAATTATTAATGAAAAGAGGAAACTTAATTGATCTCAATAATTCAGAATACATCGGCTTTTCGGTTAAATCATCTTTGGGAATTTTACTCCGGAAAATATTGGCATTTACATTATTAAGAGCAACATTTTCCAGATTGAGATATTGGTTTTCCGAAATCAAATCCCACGTTCCATTTGCGCTGATTTTACTGACCGCAATATCATACAAATCCTTTTCAGACGGAATCATTCGTATAAATTGTGCCCGTGAAACGGTAGGTTTCATCGCAAAATTAGAAATCTGAACCGCATTTTTATTCAATTTTAAAAGTGAAGCCGTCAGATTATAGAATTTAGTTTTATAATTAAAGTTCCTGGTCGTCAAATTGTAATTCCCGGTTTTAAAAGGAATGGCCTCTTTGATGGTTTGCGCATTCATTTCGATATTTTGAAAATTGGCGTTCAACTCTTTAAAAACCAAAGGCTGGTTTTTACGGTCCACAACCAAATTTGAATTCTTTAAAACTACATTTTTCACCGTTAATGGAAACTGAACTCCCTCAAAAGTGGGTTTCTTTTTTTTTGAATTATTGGCAGTTCGAATGGTTCCGTTTAATTGATCGACTACAATATTCTGAACATCTAATTTCAGTTTATTATTGATGAATTGCCAGTCATTAATTTGAAAATTGAGTTGATTTGCGGTAAGATCCAGACTTGTTTTATCAGCATTGACCGCGGTTGGCTTTACCGAAACATTCTGGAAGTCCGCAGACTTTGGCTTCACCGATAAATGGGCAACTTTCACGTTTTCATGGTCCGAAACATAACTGATGTTTTTTCCTTTGATATCAAAATTCTCATATTTAAAAGGAATTTTCCCCTTTACCGTTTCGGCATTCATCTGCAAATGACTGATTTGCACTGTTAAATTTTCGGCAACAAATAAAGGATTCTCTCCGGGTTTAAGAATCGTGATTTTTGCGTTATTTAAAAGTACATTTCCCAGATTCAGCTCATTGGTAAAACTTCTCTTCTTCTCCTTTGGTTTTACATGGGTCGTAAACACCGTTATTTCCGGATTATCAAATTTCACATCACTGAGAGACCATTTATTATCTTTAATAATGAAATCTTTAAAACTCATTTCAGCAGCTTTAATGTCAAATAGATTTCGTTTTTTGGGATAATATTTCAGAAAATTCTGATAGGATAAAAGCGGAATCATGGCGAACTTTTTCACGTTCATTTGCCCATCTTCCGTCGAAATCGATTCTGCGGTAAACGCGTACAAATTATCAGGACGGAAAAAGAAGTTTTTTCCTGTAAGATGGTACTTTTCAAAAGCAATGGGTAATTGATCGCCGAGGGATTTTTCGGTCATTTGAAGATTTTGAACCATCAAAGTCAAATCTTTTACGGACAGCAATTTCTGTTTGGTATGCCGGAAAATCTGAATATTTCCACGACTGATATTGATATTTTTAAACTGAACAGGATTTGCTTTTTCCCCCGTTTTTTCATCAATCGGTTTCGGGAGATTGATATTGAGTTTTGGATTTTTAAGTATTAAATTATCGATAGAAACACTTTTATTAAAAATCAGATCAAAAATCCCTAATCTTGAAACCGATAACGTATCGACCGTCCCCTGCAATCCAACTTTGTCGGTACGATCCGGATTTTGATTATTGATGGTAATTCCGGTGGCAAAAATATTTCCGGTTTCTAACTCGACATCCAGTGTCTTATAAGTAATAATATATTCAGAATTCTTTTTGATGTAACCTGGCAGATTGCTTCTGAGCCACAAGTTCAACCCAAAATTGATGGAGAGAAAAAGCAAAAGCAGAATCCCCAGGATGATTGAAAAAATTCTAAATTTTTTATTCTTCATGGAACCGAAGATACAATTATAGAACCATTTTCACTTCTTTAAAATCACTGATTATCAGGCAGAATTCATATCTCCATCTCAATCACATACCCTTCATGACCTCTGATATTAATAAATTTCCCACCTTCGAAAGCAAGATACTGTCCTTTAATTCCTTTTAGAATCCCTTCAAATTCCGGATTTTTATCTAAAGTAAAAGACGTGATTTTTTCTGGTGCTTCATACGGAAAATCGAGTTTTACAATTTCTTCTTCACCGGAATAGAAATTTTTGAAATCTTCGGGGAAATGGTTTTTTATTTTCTCGCGGAAGTCAGCTAGATCCAAATCATCTTCATAATCATCTTCCAGCATTTTGCGCCAGTTGGTTTTATCGGCAAGATGTTCTTTCATTGCCACTTCAATCATGCCGGCTTCGTAGCGGTTTTCTGTTTTTGCAATCGGAAGTGCGAATGTTGCACCCTGATCGATCCATCTCGTGGGGATTTGCGACGCTCTTGTTACGCCCACTTTCACATCGCCAGTGTAAGCCAGATAAACGATATGCGGTTTTAGCTGAATCGATTCCTCAACTTCTAAATTCCGTTCGCCAATTCCCAAATGCGCCGTAGACAGTTCCGGCCGAATAATCGTCTCGCTGGCAAAAGGGCTTTCGAAAAAACATTTTTTGCAGAAACCCATCCGGTAGATTTTCTCGTCATTGTCGCAACTTACACACTCGTAACCGATATGTTTCAATTTAATATTCTTACCGATCAACTGATTCATATTAATTAAATCATTCGACAGGTTAAGGAAATACTGAATTGGCTGACCATTTTGAGTGGCCATTTTAAGAATCTGTCCGGAGAATTTCATGATTAAATATTTAGAGCCAAATATAAAAAAACATCCTGGATTAGGATGTCTTTTAAGTTTTTAAAAGAGAAAAACTACTTCTCGTGTTCTTCGTCTTTTTTCAGTTTTTCGGCATCTGCTTTTTCATCTTTGACCGCATTTTGCTCCTCATCCTTCACGCCAACTGCCGTTTTCACGGTGGCAGAATCATAACTCAAATCGGTAGAATCATTATGCAACAATGAATCTGAAGCGGGCATTACCACTTCAGGATTTTCAGCCGCCGCAGTTACGGTTTCTTTTTTATTACACGAGACAACAAGCAGAAATGCCACCATCATCACTAACGGATACTTAACAATCATTTGTTTCATAACTTTGGTTTTATTACACAATATTACGGAAAACGCCAATAAAATACTATGCGTTAAATCATACAAAATGAACCACTTAATCCGTTTTAATCAGCAACAATGAAGTACAATATGACTCTTAAAAAAATTACGCAAATCCGTACGCTTCAGGATTGAATTTTTTTATTAAATCCCTATCTTAGCGTTTTAAAAACACACCATGAATTACATCATAACAGGCGGCTCGGGATTTATAGGTTCTCATTTGATCGAGCACTTATTAAAAAATGGACATTCTGTCATTAATGTTGACAACTTTGATGATTTTTATGATTACAAGATTAAAATCAAAAATACGCTGGAATCCGTTGGAGAAATGCTAGAGTTTACCTTCCATGAAAAAGAACTGGACGTTCAGAAATTAATTTTTGAAACCTCATCAAAAAATTATCAGCTATATTATCAGGACATTAGAGATAAAGAAGGATTAGAGAAAATTTTTCAAAAGCATAAAATTGATATCGTGATTCATCTTGCAGCTTTAGCAGGCGTTCGTCCTTCGATCGAGCGGCCGCTTGAGTATGAGGAAGTGAATATCAAAGGAACCATGAATCTTTGGGAGTTGTGCAAAGATTTTAAAATTAAAAAATTCATCAACGCTTCAAGTTCGAGTGTTTACGGGAATAATGAAAAAACGCCTTTTTCAGAAGAAGATGCTGTAGAGAAACCTATTTCGCCTTACGCTGCCACGAAAAAATGTGTTGAGATTTTAGGACATGTTTATCATCATCTTTATGGAATTGATATCATTCATCTGCGGTTTTTTACCGTTTACGGCCCCCGACAAAGGCCTGATCTTGCGATTCATAAATTCACCAAACTCATATCCGAAGACAAAGAAATCCCTTTTTATGGAGATGGCTCTACCGCAAGAGATTATACTTTCATTGAAGACATCATTGAAGGCATTCAGAAATCAATTGTGTATATTGAAACGCACGATCATGTTTACGAAATCATCAATTTGGGTGAAAGTGAAGTGATTTCCCTGGATGAAATGGTGACCGCAATTGAAAATGAACTAGAAAAGAAAGCACTGAAAAAAAATCTGCCAATGCAACCCGGCGATGTGATAAAAACGAGTGCGGATATTGAAAAAGCCAAAACTTTAATCGGTTATCAGCCAAGAACTCATTTCCAAAATGGCATAAAAAAGTTTGTGGAATGGTTTTTGAGAAATGCTTCCTGAAAAAAATAAATATTAATCAAAGTTTGTTGAAAATCAGAGACAAAAATATTTTTATGTCAATGATTTTTATACTTTTGCAAAAAATTATATTATATGTATTGGACATTAGAATTAGCTTCTTATTTAAGCGACGCACCTTGGCCTATGACAAAGGCGGAACTTATTGATTATGCAATTAGAACAGGTGCACCAATGGAAGTGGTAGAAAATCTTCAAGCCATCGAAGATGAAGGGGAAATCTATGACTCGATTGAGGAGGTATGGAGCGATTATCCTACCGATGATGATTATCTTTGGAATGAAGATGAATATTAAAAAACACAGTCGATCGTCGTTTTCGGCAATCGACTTTTCTATTTTAGAAAAATTCTAAAAATTAAAATTTTTAAAATGGCCGCGTGTTCCCACGCATTGAGCCGAAAGCAAATACTATGGGATTTATAGACAATGTTCTTAAAGGTTTTCTTGGTGACAAAAATGTGACTGACCTCAAGGAAGTAAAAAAAGTTTTAAATAAAATAAAAGCAGTAGAGCCGAAAATTCAGGAATTAACTGATGATGGTTTACGAGCGAAAACTGCCGAATTTAAAGAAAAATTAAAAACTGCAACTGCCGGTTTTACCACGCAGATTGAGGAAACCAAAGAACAGATCAAGAATTCTACAAACGTTGATGAGAAAGAATCGCTTTTTTCCAAAATCGAAACCATAAAGAAAGATTCTTACCAAGTCGAAGAAAAAATTCTTAACGAAATTCTTCCAGAAGCTTTTGCACTCATCAAAGAAACTGCCCGCAGATTGGCCCAGAACGGAGAAATCCGCGTTACGGCAACCGATCTGGACCGGGAGTTTGCAGCAACGAAAGATTTCGTTGACTTAGACGGCGACACCGCAGTCTGGAAAAACCATTGGGATGCAGCAGGAACTCCTATCGTTTGGGATATGGTCCACTACGATGTACAATTCATCGGTGGTGTGGTATTGCACAGCGGTAAAATTGCAGAGATGGCCACCGGTGAAGGTAAAACCCTGGTGGGAACATTACCGATTTACCTGAATGCTCTTCCCGGAAGAGGAGTTCACGTAGTAACAGTAAATGATTATCTGGCGAAAAGAGACTCCCTTTGGATGGGACCTATTTATCAGTTCCATGGGATGACCATCGACTGTATTGATAATCACCAGCCAAACTCAGACGCCAGAAGAAAAGCATATCAATCAAGCATCACTTACGGAACCAATAACGAATTTGGTTTTGACTATTTGAGAGACAATATGGTGACTTCCCCTTCCGAACTGGTACAGGGAGAGTTAAACTTTGCCATTGTCGATGAGGTAGATTCAGTATTAGTAGACGATGCGAGAACACCATTAATTATTTCCGGTCCGGTTCCACAGGGA
Encoded here:
- the aat gene encoding leucyl/phenylalanyl-tRNA--protein transferase — encoded protein: MILLDPNEISFPDPALLESESGIMAMGGDLSPQRLYFAYQLGLFPWYNPGEEILWWCPDPRFVLFPQDLKISKSMKKILRDEVFTFTTNTCFREVMEECKNTFRKDQDGTWISEELIDSFVELQENGIAKSIEVWQNDQLVGGFYGLQIGKIFCGESMFAKVSNASKAGFIHFIQSQKENLELIDCQIYSEHLESLGATMISKKDYLNLLKNQQI
- a CDS encoding DUF3127 domain-containing protein; protein product: MELQGTVKKITEVQTFASGFQKREMVLTTEEQYPQPINIEFLQEKGDLLNPLKEGDKVKVSINIRGREWTSPQGEVKYFNSITGWKVENLESAGGFEPTQATPSATKPAEGKGVFEEDEDDLPF
- a CDS encoding DUF2797 domain-containing protein, translating into MKFSGQILKMATQNGQPIQYFLNLSNDLINMNQLIGKNIKLKHIGYECVSCDNDEKIYRMGFCKKCFFESPFASETIIRPELSTAHLGIGERNLEVEESIQLKPHIVYLAYTGDVKVGVTRASQIPTRWIDQGATFALPIAKTENRYEAGMIEVAMKEHLADKTNWRKMLEDDYEDDLDLADFREKIKNHFPEDFKNFYSGEEEIVKLDFPYEAPEKITSFTLDKNPEFEGILKGIKGQYLAFEGGKFINIRGHEGYVIEMEI
- a CDS encoding GDP-mannose 4,6-dehydratase, coding for MNYIITGGSGFIGSHLIEHLLKNGHSVINVDNFDDFYDYKIKIKNTLESVGEMLEFTFHEKELDVQKLIFETSSKNYQLYYQDIRDKEGLEKIFQKHKIDIVIHLAALAGVRPSIERPLEYEEVNIKGTMNLWELCKDFKIKKFINASSSSVYGNNEKTPFSEEDAVEKPISPYAATKKCVEILGHVYHHLYGIDIIHLRFFTVYGPRQRPDLAIHKFTKLISEDKEIPFYGDGSTARDYTFIEDIIEGIQKSIVYIETHDHVYEIINLGESEVISLDEMVTAIENELEKKALKKNLPMQPGDVIKTSADIEKAKTLIGYQPRTHFQNGIKKFVEWFLRNAS
- a CDS encoding DUF2795 domain-containing protein is translated as MYWTLELASYLSDAPWPMTKAELIDYAIRTGAPMEVVENLQAIEDEGEIYDSIEEVWSDYPTDDDYLWNEDEY